A part of Cloacibacillus sp. genomic DNA contains:
- a CDS encoding DctP family TRAP transporter solute-binding subunit encodes MKKGKGLFIIAQMLVVILLFVSCAAAAPAKPEYEWKYGEALGPKHPLTIGARAFADKLGELTNGRVKLTVYDSGSLGTIQELIEGVDIGSIEFIDVSMAPLSTFSSKFYAFNLPYLFNNVDVAYAFEDGPMGQELKGPVGKSGISVIGFMENGMRSLTSNVRIVEPKDVVGRKIRTMSNKVHMTAFEKAGASAVPMVFSELFTALQQNVIDGQENPLLNIQDMSFYEVQKYLTLTEHFYDITVFCVNTKLYNSVPADIRAAIDEAATYMTEVHRRECIKQNDNVLDFFKQKSKMEIIRLTPEQKAAWKKAMMPTYDIYRKEIGAEYLDKVIAEVARLQAQYDAGKLDTSRWR; translated from the coding sequence ATGAAAAAAGGAAAAGGTCTATTCATTATCGCGCAGATGTTGGTTGTTATCCTGTTGTTTGTCTCGTGTGCCGCGGCGGCTCCCGCGAAACCGGAATACGAATGGAAATACGGAGAGGCTTTGGGGCCCAAACATCCGCTGACGATCGGCGCCCGGGCCTTCGCGGACAAGCTTGGCGAACTGACGAACGGACGTGTGAAACTGACGGTTTATGACAGCGGCTCGCTAGGTACGATCCAGGAACTGATCGAAGGCGTCGACATCGGCTCCATTGAGTTCATAGATGTGTCTATGGCGCCACTCTCCACTTTCTCGTCAAAATTTTACGCCTTCAATCTGCCCTATCTATTCAACAATGTAGACGTCGCCTATGCTTTCGAGGATGGGCCGATGGGGCAGGAGCTTAAGGGGCCGGTCGGCAAAAGCGGCATAAGCGTCATTGGTTTCATGGAAAACGGGATGCGCTCTCTTACCAGCAATGTGCGCATAGTAGAGCCAAAGGATGTTGTCGGCCGAAAGATCAGGACAATGTCAAACAAGGTCCACATGACGGCCTTCGAGAAGGCGGGCGCCTCCGCGGTGCCGATGGTCTTCAGTGAACTCTTTACGGCTCTTCAGCAGAATGTTATCGACGGACAGGAAAATCCGCTGCTGAACATTCAGGATATGAGTTTCTACGAAGTTCAGAAGTATCTGACGCTGACGGAACATTTCTACGACATCACGGTTTTCTGTGTAAATACGAAACTTTACAACTCCGTGCCCGCGGACATCCGTGCCGCGATTGACGAGGCTGCCACCTACATGACGGAGGTCCACCGCCGGGAGTGCATAAAACAAAACGATAATGTCCTGGATTTCTTCAAACAGAAAAGCAAGATGGAAATCATACGTTTGACCCCGGAACAGAAAGCGGCCTGGAAAAAGGCGATGATGCCGACATACGACATCTATAGAAAAGAGATCGGCGCCGAATACCTGGATAAAGTTATCGCCGAGGTCGCCCGTCTGCAGGCGCAATATGACGCCGGCAAGCTTGACACCTCCCGCTGGAGGTAA